In Leishmania braziliensis MHOM/BR/75/M2904 complete genome, chromosome 23, one genomic interval encodes:
- a CDS encoding putative coronin: MSVSRFRHSTGHVAKPQRQLLNVTSSTALWDGSNTISCNDKFVAVPWQTLGGTAVFKHDVSGRLAPNPPIVLGQEGPIIDVKFDPFDNQKLFTASEDGSIFGWGIPTDGLKSNISSPLVELKGHRKKCGIMSFHPSAKGVLASAGVDSVINVWDVERGIAVTTISNLSDYATGLEWNLQGSLFCTTSRDKVLRTIDPRNSTVVSSVESHASARSQRCVWCKRKDTIITLGCNKSQQRQIKLWDTRKLEKAYSVVDLDQSSATFIPVYDEDINLLILGSKGESNVKCFELMDEGLTFSYEMSSQDPMKGLCIMPKWSLDVRKCEFDRLYQLTYHSLLTIEMLLPRKQSCIEFQRDVFPSTFADHSAISADEFFRGTNATPREYDLSDLFNGLSPRLLGESKSSFQKTPVAAQAAKSPMKEPKEETVKRSEHCAVSTPAPHEGDASSTNDRTTTHVDPCGNMEQEENFHRKKRFQELLEKVRTCHQEIETLRKALQEKESQMLKVLEDIQSM; this comes from the coding sequence ATGTCTGTCTCTAGATTCCGTCACTCCACGGGGCATGTGGCAAAGCCTCAGCGGCAGCTTCTAAATGTGACATCGTCAACTGCTTTATGGGATGGTAGCAACACTATTTCATGCAACGATAAATTCGTTGCAGTCCCGTGGCAAACCCTAGGTGGAACTGCTGTTTTCAAGCATGATGTCTCCGGAAGACTTGCGCCAAACCCACCCATTGTACTTGGTCAAGAGGGTCCAATCATCGACGTCAAGTTTGACCCCTTCGACAACCAAAAGCTCTTTACTGCCAGCGAAGATGGCAGCATCTTCGGCTGGGGTATTCCAACAGATGGACTGAAATCGAACATATCCTCTCCACTAGTGGAGCTGAAGGGACACCGCAAAAAGTGTGGCATAATGTCATTCCACCCCAGCGCAAAAGGTGTTTTAGCCTCGGCAGGTGTCGACAGCGTGATTAACGTGTGGGATGTGGAGAGAGGCATCGCTGTTACGACCATCAGTAATCTTTCTGACTACGCCACTGGACTAGAGTGGAATCTACAGGGGTCTCTGTTTTGTACGACCTCTCGCGACAAAGTGCTTCGAACGATTGATCCTCGTAACTCCACAGTAGTGTCATCGGTGGAAAGCCACGCCAGTGCCCGCTCACAGCGGTGCGTCTGGTGCAAGCGAAAGGACACCATAATAACACTCGGCTGCAACAAAAGTCAGCAGCGTCAAATAAAGCTGTGGGATACGCGAAAGTTGGAAAAGGCCTACTCAGTCGTCGACCTCGACCAGTCGAGCGCCACATTTATACCAGTGTACGATGAGGATATAAATCTACTAATCCTCGGCAGCAAGGGCGAGAGCAACGTGAAGTGTTTTGAGCTGATGGATGAAGGCCTCACATTCAGCTACGAGATGAGCTCGCAGGATCCTATGAAGGGTCTGTGCATAATGCCGAAGTGGTCCCTAGACGTGAGGAAATGTGAATTTGACCGTCTGTACCAGCTGACATATCACAGTCTTTTGACCATCGAGATGCTGCTTCCTAGGAAACAATCTTGCATAGAGTTCCAAAGGGATGTGTTTCCTTCCACATTTGCAGACCACTCTGCAATCTCGGCCGATGAGTTCTTCAGGGGTACTAACGCTACTCCCCGTGAGTACGACTTGTCTGACTTATTTAATGGTCTGTCGCCGCGCCTGCTGGGAGAAAGCAAGTCTTCCTTTCAGAAGACTCCTGTGGCGGCGCAAGCAGCAAAATCACCAATGAAGGAGCCAAAGGAGGAGACCGTCAAGAGGAGCGAACACTGCGCTGTCTCCACCCCAGCGCCACACGAGGGTGATGCATCCTCAACCAACGACAGGACAACAACCCACGTGGATCCGTGCGGCAACAtggagcaggaggagaaTTTCCATCGAAAGAAGCGCTTCCAAGAGCTACTGGAAAAAGTTCGGACTTGCCACCAGGAGATTGAAACTCTTCGAAAAGCACTTCAAGAAAAAGAGTCACAAATGTTGAAAGTGTTAGAGGACATCCAGTCAATGTAA